Proteins encoded together in one Miscanthus floridulus cultivar M001 chromosome 16, ASM1932011v1, whole genome shotgun sequence window:
- the LOC136512841 gene encoding uncharacterized protein, producing MAPAAGAPIVALGEDLLREVFIHLPASADLLSAAAACKPFLRAARSAPFLRRFRRRHPSRPRLLGCLLLFPNRRIGKSHFVPISASPSSSSSSSAAAAANGGDFALSFLPGGGWLGQGAATWKHLDCRNGRLLLENLRSHELAVADPISRRYVSLPAPPAGRAVGYGLFTDDGDSSEFRVVCVSRDAASPELRALVLASGELSWADVAGIACQPDLAAGSRVMQANRSLYWRLKGGERMVAFSTASMELSVLDLPPALRDLRFDAFDRGEEDDANVLHLLTMTGYRLEVWAGTADGDGGMAWRQVEKSLRFHKALTVMIDPSLESYERINPSVQSYRDDVDVIGVASGLVFFRKWTNIFSIDLETMKLKMLPKADCLGALIYPYTIAWPPSFLNPAGQGA from the coding sequence ATGGCTCCGGCGGCCGGCGCCCCCATCGTCGCGCTGGGCGAGGACCTCCTCCGCGAGGTCTTCATCCACCTTCCGGCCTCCGCCGACCTCCTCAGCGCAGCCGCCGCCTGTAAGCCCTTCCTCCGCGCTGCCCGCAGCGCGCCCTTCCTTCGCCgcttccgccgccgccacccctccCGCCCGCGCCTCCTCGGCTGCCTCCTCCTCTTCCCCAACCGCCGCATCGGCAAATCCCACTTCGTACCCATCTCTGCTTCCCCctcctcgtcgtcatcgtcgtctgcGGCCGCGGCCGCCAACGGTGGCGACTTCGCCCTCTCCTTCCTTCCCGGCGGCGGTTGGCTGGGCCAGGGCGCAGCCACGTGGAAGCACCTGGACTGCCGCAACGGCCGCCTTCTCCTCGAGAACCTGAGGTCCCATGAACTCGCCGTCGCGGATCCGATCTCCCGCCGCTACGTCTCCCTCCCCGCGCCTCCCGCCGGGCGCGCCGTCGGGTACGGCCTCTTCACCGACGACGGCGATTCGTCGGAGTTCCGGGTGGTTTGCGTCTCGCGGGACGCCGCCTCGCCCGAGCTGCGCGCGCTGGTCCTGGCCTCCGGCGAGCTCTCCTGGGCCGACGTCGCCGGCATCGCGTGCCAGCCCGATCTAGCCGCCGGCTCCCGGGTCATGCAGGCGAACCGGTCTCTGTACTGGAGGCTCAAGGGCGGGGAGCGCATGGTCGCCTTCAGCACGGCGTCCATGGAGCTCTCGGTTTTGGACCTCCCGCCTGCCCTGCGGGACCTCCGCTTCGACGCCTTCGACAGAGGGGAAGAGGACGATGCCAATGTCCTGCACCTGCTCACTATGACCGGCTACCGCCTCGAGGTGTGGGCTGGCACGGCGGACGGTGACGGTGGGATGGCATGGAGGCAGGTGGAGAAATCGTTGAGGTTCCACAAGGCACTGACGGTGATGATCGATCCTTCACTGGAGTCATACGAGAGGATCAATCCTTCAGTGCAGTCATACCGAGATGATGTAGATGTCATTGGGGTGGCCTCTGGCCTTGTGTTCTTCCGGAAGTGGACAAATATATTCTCCATTGATCTTGAAACTATGAAGCTCAAGATGTTGCCCAAAGCGGATTGCCTGGGGGCGCTGATCTACCCTTACACAATTGCGTGGCCACCCTCTTTCTTGAATCCTGCTGGACAAGGCGCTTGA